The following coding sequences lie in one Arachis hypogaea cultivar Tifrunner chromosome 9, arahy.Tifrunner.gnm2.J5K5, whole genome shotgun sequence genomic window:
- the LOC140175138 gene encoding uncharacterized protein, translated as MEAGGVVTRDETMGSDEERDMMVIMEEEDIRQGRETCENSLIERTFAEKRNRLRAVCKVKECGWVIFASKDRDDTCWQVKTFRDDHSCAREDKNRAANRNWVASKLVKKVRKYPNFRHCDANTFFKTKYDLSLNRNSISRTLSDARNLVYGDEKAQYAMVRDYGETLLKTNPGSTVEICTIPQPNGDVIFEKMYVCLSGCKNGFKAGCRPLIGLDGAFLKTVFGGKILSAIGQDANHHIYVIAWAVVEVENTANWKWFLELLHADLGDYKTHGWCFISDMQKGLINAVQENFNKQWKDLELRGLLWDCARATTFEEFREHREKLKRLNPEAWAYLEKWPTHSWTRSQFSHKPKLDSICNNACEVFNAKIKEARRKPIITLLEEVRMFVMRTMAKNKVKLDNHVGILPPVIKSRLEKLRKESRQWQPIGAGDTGYEKFEVHGHPTHHVVDLGKRICTSQFWMLTRIPCVHACAAIARVNKWPEDFCHKLLTMESYKATYSHHINPLPGQQLWERSEANRPLAPLKGHTKRGCQKKKAAEAAEAEKKKAAKDPKAAAQNVTATATASATTTTSNAPQAATASATATGSGIATASATATATASIPAPATLVDVDAVPQILSVLQQHEQTRNTPTRLGKLPLRRNLPPPTGSASFNPMEGASEATAARLANFLKFVPTPGFKPPRKK; from the exons GAATAGGCTTAGGGCAGTTTGCAAGGTGAAGGAATGTGGTTGGGTTATCTTTGCTTCCAAGGACCGAGACGATACCTGCTGGCAAGTGAAGACTTTCAGAGATGATCATAGCTGTGCAAGGGAGGATAAGAACAGAGCAGCCAATCGTAATTGGGTTGCTAGTAAGCTGGTGAAGAAAGTCAGAAAGTATCCCAACTTCAGGCATTGTGATGCAAACACCTTCTTCAAGACCAAGTATGATCTGTCATTGAATAGGAACTCGATCTCTAGGACGCTGTCTGATGCTAGAAAccttgtatatggtgatgaaaagGCTCAGTATGCAATGGTGAGGGACTATGGGGAGACACTGCTGAAGACAAACCCGGGTTCAACTGTCGAAATTTGCACCATCCCACAGCCAAACGGTGATGTGATATTTGAGAAAATGTATGTGTGTTTAAGTGGCTGCAAGAATGGATTTAAGGCAGGATGTCGTCCACTCATTGGACTTGATGGTGCTTTCCTGAAAACTGTCTTTGGAGGGAAGATTCTCTCAGCTATTGGGCAGGATGCAAACCACCACATATATGTCATTGCTTGGGCAGTTGTAGAAGTTGAAAACACTGCCAACTGGAAGTGGTTCCTGGAACTACTGCACGCAGATTTGGGAGATTACAAGACACATGGTTGGTGTTTCATATCCGATATGCAAAAG GGACTCATAAATGCTGTACAGGAG AATTTCAACAAGCAATGGAAAGATCTGGAGCTAAGAGGGTTGTTATGGGATTGTGCACGAGCTACAACATTTGAGGAATTCAGGGAACATAGGGAAAAGTTAAAGAGGCTTAATCCGGAGGCATGGGCATACCTAGAAAAGTGGCCAACACATTCTTGGACAAGATCTCAGTTCAGTCACAAGCCAAAGTTAGACTCAATATGTAACAATGCGTGCGAAGTGTTCAATGCAAAGATTAAGGAAGCTAGGAGGAAGCCTATAATCACACTGCTAGAAGAGGTTAGGATGTTCGTAATGAGGACGATGGCCAAAAATAAAGTGAAGTTGGATAATCATGTGGGGATACTTCCCCCAGTGATCAAGAGCAGACTGGAGAAGCTGAGGAAGGAATCTAGGCAATGGCAACCAATCGGGGCTGGAGACACCGGATACGAGAAGTTCGAGGTACATGGACACCCTACACACCATGTAGTGGATCTGGGGAAAAGGATATGTACTTCTCAGTTTTGGATGCTAACAA GAATCCCATGTGTGCACGCATGCGCTGCTATTGCTAGGGTCAACAAGTGGCCAGAGGATTTCTGCCACAAGCTCCTCACAATGGAGTCCTACAAAGCCACTTACTCCCACCACATAAATCCTTTACCTGGCCAACAATTATGGGAAAGGTCTGAGGCCAACAGACCATTGGCACCTTTG AAAGGTCATACAAAAAGAGGGTGTCAGAAGAAGAAGGCGGCTGAAGCTGCAGAGGCTGAGAAGAAGAAAGCTGCTAAAGACCCTAAGGCTGCTGCTCAGAATGTCACTGCAACTGCCACTGCGTCAGCTACAACAACTACTTCCAATGCACCTCAAGCTGCAACTGCCTCTGCTACTGCTACAGGCTCTGGAATTGCAACAGCGTCTGCTACTGCAACTGCTACTGCATCTATCCCTGCTCCTGCCACTCTTGTAGATGTGGAT GCTGTCCCTCAAATATTGTCTGTATTGCAGCAGCATGAACAAACCAGGAACACACCTACAAGACTTGGGAAACTGCCACTTAGAAGAAACTTACCTCCTCCAACTGGCTCTGCATCATTCAATCCAATGGAGGGAGCTAGTGAGGCAACTGCAGCAAGGCTTGCCAACTTTCTGAAGTTTGTACCCACCCCAGGGTTCAAACCGCCAAGAAAGAAGTGA